TGATCAGGTATACCTATACCATTATCTTGTACATAAAAAACTGATGGTACACTATTAATATCACAGCCAATTATTATTTCAATTTTTTTTCTTTTATTGTATTTAATTGCATTGGTAATCAAGTTGGCAAACAGTTCCATCATTTTAGTTTTATTACAGTATATCGTTGGCAATGGCTCTTTTGTTACCACATTAACATTAGGAGGTTTTATTAAGTGGGATAGATTTTCTTTAACCTCAACTAATAAACCCATAATATCAGTTTCAATACGTACATCATCAATATATTCCACTCTTGAGTACTTCAGTAGATCATTAATAAAACTTTCCATTCTTCTTGTTAGCTTGCGCATGTTATTCAACATATCACTCCCTTGCTGGTCAAGTTTATCTTTATAATCTTCACTGATAAACTGACAATAATTGCTAACACCTCGAAGCGGTTCCTTTAAATTATGTGAAGCAATATAGGCAAACTCTTCCAACGCTTTATTAGATTTTTCTAATACTTCTGTCTGCTCACTCAGTGCATGTTTACTGGCTTCCAGCTCCATAGTACGACGCACAATTTGTCGCTTAGTTGCTTCTGCTTGACCAGTGATAATTAGTAATACATAACTCAACATACCAATAATAAAAAAACCGCCAACAACTAATAACCAGATTGACCAAAATCGATGTTCAAAACTAATTTGTGGCTTAAACTGAAAATTAAGTTTCCACTCTCGGTTTGCTACCGAAAGCGTTTTACTTAAATTAATAAAATTATCAAGTGATTTATAATTATCTTGTTGGTTAATTGTTTTCCCAGGATTGTATATTACTTCATTATTTTCATCATATATAAGAACCGTTGTCTCTAGGTTACTTAAATGTTGATGAAGTTGCTCCATTAATGGCAATATCTTAAATACCCCTAAAACAAAGCCAGGTACGAAATTTATATCCTTAATAACAGGCTGAAACACTAAAAATACAGGCTCAGGTTGTAGAGTCTGAATCAGCATAATTTTCTCCGTAGCAACAGGCTGTAGTGTTTGTAGTGTTTTCTCAATCGCCTTTAAACAACGATGGTTTGACCCCAAGTCATAACCCAAAGCGGTTTCATTTGTTTTTAAAGGTTCTATATAAAATACCGGATAATAAATTTCACGTTGTTTTGCTCTTTCTATTTTATTAAAGTGAAGATTATATTCAGTGATTTCAAAATTATCTAACCCTTCCACTTTAGCCATATGAATAAGTCTCTCCCTTTCACTGGAAGGCACAATAGGAACCCACTCCAATGCTTGGATACCTGGATATTTACTGACAAACCCTGTAGCAAAACGCTGAAACTCCTCACGACTCACATAGTTTGATGATTGGAAAAGTTTTTCCAGAGAAAATAGTGATAAAAGATAGCCATCAAGGTAATCTTGCATATGCTCTACAGCACGCTCCATTTCCTTAATAGCCTGATTATTTTGTTGCTCTTGCTCCCAACGTTGGGCTGAAAAAAACAGATAAATGACGGTGACTAGTAGTGCCATTAATGGCATAACAACGATACCCTTCCTTGATTGAGAAATTGAACCAGCAAACAATGCCAACAACACCGGTGCACAAGCCACTACTCCAATGCAGTCGCCTATCCACCAGGTTAGCCACGCGGGTAACCAAGCATCGGGTTGAATAACCCCATTCAACAGTAATATTGTGTTACCAATCGTTGCAGAAACAATACAACAGATAGGCCCCCCGACCATCACGATAGCAGTGATTTGTTTTACATCTTCCAGCTCCCATGGTGGTTGAGTGACTTTCTCGATACACCACTTGGAAACAACAGCTTGTAGTGATGCCCCCAAGGCGATACCCATCCCATTAGCTAACGCAATAATATTGGTATAAGCTTCTTGAGAGGCCCAAATATTGACTGTCATTGAGCCCAATAAAATACCAGGCCAAAAGCGATACCCCCACAGTAGCACCAATCCAAGCGCAACGCCTGCCGGAGGCCAAACGGGAGAAGCAAATCCTGGCGGTATCGCTAACCAGAGTGAGAAATAACCAATAACCGCATAGCTCACCGCAAGAACAAATATCTTTAAGAAGTAATCTTTGATTATTTGCAGATACATCGTAAGGTTAATGACATGTTTATTATTTTATATTTTCTAAGAACCTCCATTTAAGGGTAACTCAAATTTAGAGATATCCTTAAGGTAGATAGGCAATTTTTAACCAATATTCTGATATAGCTGCTATCACCCGATTGAAAGCTGATAAATCCATGGGTTTAGTAACATAAGAGTTACTCCAGACTGGTAACAGGTTTTTATATCCTGTAGGCTCTGAGAGGTGGTAAAAACAATGATAGGTATTTGTTTCAGAATACTATCTGCCTTTATTGTTTTTAATACTTCAATACCATCGATACCCGGAAGATTTAAGTCTAGTAAAATAAAATGAGGTAGGCTAACAATATTATTAGTTACTGCTATTTTTACCTGCTCCAAATAATCCAGTGCTGTTTCTCCTTTCTGGCAATGTTCAATGTGTCCCTCAAACCCCGTTTTCCTAAAGGCACGTTGAATTGCAGTAAAGTCATGCATACTGTCTTCAATTAACAGTACTATTGGTTGTTTGCATAGTTTACTCACTATTAACTGCTCTAGTTATTGCCTTAATAAGTTGGGGTTATTTACAGTAATCTTAAACCTTAGCGTTACCACTAAGTCAGTATTATAAAAGTGATGCGATCTTGACTATAGTATAAGCCTTCGATGCCATACCGTCTTAAACTAAATACGGATCAAAAAAATTCCTTCAGCCCGACTAC
This genomic interval from Spartinivicinus ruber contains the following:
- a CDS encoding CHASE domain-containing protein, translated to MYLQIIKDYFLKIFVLAVSYAVIGYFSLWLAIPPGFASPVWPPAGVALGLVLLWGYRFWPGILLGSMTVNIWASQEAYTNIIALANGMGIALGASLQAVVSKWCIEKVTQPPWELEDVKQITAIVMVGGPICCIVSATIGNTILLLNGVIQPDAWLPAWLTWWIGDCIGVVACAPVLLALFAGSISQSRKGIVVMPLMALLVTVIYLFFSAQRWEQEQQNNQAIKEMERAVEHMQDYLDGYLLSLFSLEKLFQSSNYVSREEFQRFATGFVSKYPGIQALEWVPIVPSSERERLIHMAKVEGLDNFEITEYNLHFNKIERAKQREIYYPVFYIEPLKTNETALGYDLGSNHRCLKAIEKTLQTLQPVATEKIMLIQTLQPEPVFLVFQPVIKDINFVPGFVLGVFKILPLMEQLHQHLSNLETTVLIYDENNEVIYNPGKTINQQDNYKSLDNFINLSKTLSVANREWKLNFQFKPQISFEHRFWSIWLLVVGGFFIIGMLSYVLLIITGQAEATKRQIVRRTMELEASKHALSEQTEVLEKSNKALEEFAYIASHNLKEPLRGVSNYCQFISEDYKDKLDQQGSDMLNNMRKLTRRMESFINDLLKYSRVEYIDDVRIETDIMGLLVEVKENLSHLIKPPNVNVVTKEPLPTIYCNKTKMMELFANLITNAIKYNKRKKIEIIIGCDINSVPSVFYVQDNGIGIPDHLQSKVFKIFQRLHTEDEYGGGTGAGLSIVKKIIEAYRGSIWIKSKPGEGSTFYFTLPLAMQKN
- a CDS encoding response regulator, whose amino-acid sequence is MSKLCKQPIVLLIEDSMHDFTAIQRAFRKTGFEGHIEHCQKGETALDYLEQVKIAVTNNIVSLPHFILLDLNLPGIDGIEVLKTIKADSILKQIPIIVFTTSQSLQDIKTCYQSGVTLMLLNPWIYQLSIG